The following proteins come from a genomic window of Gossypium raimondii isolate GPD5lz chromosome 5, ASM2569854v1, whole genome shotgun sequence:
- the LOC105766304 gene encoding uncharacterized protein LOC105766304 — MANFQMKKVQQCTHGKLWNSSSEALTLTDKKVWQGSHYADFPEIIEDGDASEFTHESVTDDADIHGSVAGLVYRRRDGTKWIVAWSNPQAENSKVYTDIQRQPVHWGQIKTNLEKRGKPKFKVTKFGYNASIEIDPVSRSPTMKASFELEA; from the exons ATGGctaattttcaaatgaaaaaagTTCAACAATGCACACACGGCAAGCTGTGGAACTCTTCCAGCGAAGCTCTAACCTTGACCGACAAGAAAGTTTGGCAAGGCTCTCATTATGCGGATTTCCCAGAAATAATTGAAGATGGGGATGCGAGTGAGTTTACACATGAATCAGTGACTGATGATGCTGATATTCATGGTTCAGTTGCTGGTCTTGTGTACAGGCGACGTGATGGAACTAAGTGGATTGTTGCCTGGAGCAACCCACAAGCTGAGAACAGCAAG GTCTATACTGATATCCAGAGACAACCTGTTCACTGGGGGCAAATCAAAACCAACCTTGAGAAAAGaggaaaaccaaaatttaaagttaCAAAGTTTGGTTACAATGCATCTATTGAAATTGATCCCGTGAGTCGTTCACCCACAATGAAGGCATCATTTGAGTTAGAGGCATAA